CCAAGATGAAACCATGGTAGTTTTCGATATTGCCGAATTGGTTGCCGATCGCATTTAAATTTTATCGCCATCATGGCAAACAATAATCACTTTTATTTTCCCTTTGAAAAAGGAATAAAAAACTACGATTCGGAAACCATTGAGAATCTATCCGAATATGAAAAATATCAATTGTCATTTCATCCGGAACGACCCAAATATTTAGACTATTTATCTATTTTTAATAACCCAGAGGAATGTCTTAAGCGTGATATATTTGGCGCCTGTTTAATCCAGGTACACAGGGCAGATTTTAATGAAATTCCTGTCATGCTTATCGGCCAACAAAGTGGGCCAACATCCGATTATAAAAAATTCCAAAATATAGTGTCTGATTCAGAATTGGTCCGCAGTTGGAACCATGGTATGCCTACTCCCGCCAGTTATGAAAAAGCAATTGAAGCAGTAGAAATCGCCAATACAGAAAATCGGATAATAATAATTTTTGTGGATACACCCGGTGCTGATCCTACGGAAGAATCAGAAGCAGGTGGTATTGCTTGGAAGATTGGGGGAACAATCAAGGCATTGGTGAATTCTAAAATGCCTACAATTTCTGTCATTATTAATAGGGGATGCAGTGGGGGCGCGATTGCATTAACTGGAACAGATATTACTTTAGCCATGGAAAATTCAACATATTTGGTGATTTCGCCGGAAGCTTGCTCGTCTATTTTATTTCACGACCGCCATCATGCCAACGAGGCAGCAGAGATTAGCCAAATTACTTCTAAAGAAGGGTTCACTCATGGCATTGTAGATAAATTGATTGATGAACCTGAAGGACCGGCCCACCGTTATCCACAGGAGTCCATAAAGTCTTTGAAAAAAGTATTGGCTAAAACTATTCAAAAATTGAATGGGTTGTCATCGGAGGCGGTTTATGAATTTAGAATAAATCGCTGGGCCAAAATGGGACATTGGGTAGAAGGTGCGCATATTGAAAGGCAACGTAAATCCCGCCTGCCCACATCAAATTCAAATGGGTATATCAAACGTCATAAAGGGTGTAGAGATAACAATGGAAATGGGATATTCGATCCGGTTTCTTTAAACCAACTATCCAATGATGATTTTGTTTGCAATATTTGTAATCATCGTTACATCCGCCTTTCCGCTTGGGACTATATAGACCTCATACTGGATAAAGGATCATTTGTCGAACATCCAGAAACAGCATCTGTTTTAGATAAAGATATATTGAATTTTCCCGGCTATAAGGAAAAATTAGATTCGGAGCGAGTGAAAACAGGTTTGCCCTCTGCCATGATCACCGGAGATGGAAAGATCGAAGGAAATGATGTGGTGTTTTGTGCAAATGATTTTGGATTCCTTGGCGGCTCATTTTGCATGAGTACTGGTGAAAAGATTTGGCGTGGAGCTGAAATTGCTATAGAGAAAAAAGTGCCCATGGTTATCCAGGCCTGCGGTGGCGGTGCTCGCATGCATGAAGGATGTTCGTCCATGGTTAGTATCCCCAAAGTACAACTGGCCATCACTAGGGTAGAACGAGCTGGGTTAAAAGTTATAACAATAATTACCGATCCGACACTTGGGGGAGTGGCCATCGGCTATGGATCGAGGGGCATTCGACTGTTTGAGTCCGGGGCTGGGAATATTGGATTTTCAGGTAAAAGAGTCGTGGAACAATATGTGGGCCATCCGGTATCAAGGGACTTCCAAAAGACTTCTTGGCTGGCATCATACGGCCATGCAAATCATGTTGTTAAATTGGGAGATCTTCGTGGAGAAATCAATAGAATTTTATCGAAATAAATATCTGATAGGGATTGAAGGTAGGCATAAAAAAGCGTTAAGTTTCTTGACTTTATTACACACTAATTGAACTGATTTATGATAAAATTCATTATTACTTTTTTAATTTATACCACAATACTGGCGGGGGCCTCATCAACAAAAAGAGGTATCGTAGAAGATTTTACCCAATTGAAATATAAGGTGGCTATGGCCACTCGCACCGAAAGTCCCCCTGTGATCGATGGAATTATCGATGATGATTCATGGCAAAATGCTATGCTGATTGACGAATTTATTCAGTATGAGCCTTATAATCTTGAAGCACCTACCGTACAAACGGAGTTACGCGTTCTTTATGATGATAATTATCTTTATATCGCATTTAAAAATTATGATCCAAAACCGGAAGAAATTATGGGGAGGTTATCCCGTAGAGATGATTGGATGACCGGGTTTGATTTTAATGGAGATTGGGTTGGTATTGGTATTGATTCTCGCAACGATGACAAAACTGGGTATTGGTTTGCCGTTAATGCGGCAGAAGTTCAGATTGATGTTGTTATCTCTGGAGATGGCTATGATGGGTTTGATAGAACTTGGGATGTGATTTGGGAAAGTAAAGTAACTCGCCATAAAGAGGGTTGGTCCGCTGAGATTCGAATACCGTTTAATGTATTTCAATATAGTAAAGATAAAGTTCAGGAGTGGGGCGTATCATTTCAGCGTGGTTATTATGGAAACCAAGAAGAAATTCAGTGGCCCGGCCGTGCCCTTGGTGCCAGGGGCATTGTCCCCCATTATGGTATATTGAAAGGAATTGAAAATATTCCCCAACCGAAACAATTGGATATAATGCCATATTTATTGGGAGGCCAGACTAGGAATGGCACCACAGAAAAAACAACCAATTATGGTTTAGATGCTCAATATACATTATCATCCACTTCAACTATGAATCTTACTTTTAACCCTGATTTCGGTCAAGTTGAGGCGGACCCATCCGTATTGAACTTATCAGCATTTGAAACGAGATTATCTGAACGGCGCCCCTTTTTTGTTGAAGGTGCCGCATTTTTTAAAAGTCGTTTGAATTTGTTTCACTCTCGTCGTGTGGGACAAAGTCCCAGTTACTATTACCCAGAAAAGGGTTCCATTGTGGATCAACCAGACGCAACAACCATTTTAGGTGCTACTAAAATTCTGGGTGAAACAGCTTCCGGATTGAAATATGGTGTTATTGAAGCTGTAACCAATAGAGAATATGGTACCTGGGAATATGACGAGAATGGCAAAACGGTTCGCGACCAATTTATGATTGAGCCATACACCAATTATTTCATTGGCCGTGTAGAGCAGCCCATTATTAATGATGTATCTACAGTTGGTTTTATGGCAACGGACCTTCGCCGACAAGGTGGTGACCCGACGAGTGCGTTCAACATGGACTGGCGGATGAAGTTTAAAGACAATAAACTTTTTTTTAATGGGCAGGTGGCTCATTCAAGAGCGGCGGGCGATCCGGGGATGGCCGGTCGCTACAGTCTTAGTTATCGGGATCCTGTTTGGTGGGAAATTATGACTTGGGGCGGTTACTCCGACAAAAATTTTGATGTGAATGATATGGGTTTCATGCGCCGGAATAACAGTTGGGACTGGGGTCTAAGGGGTAAAATCCGCCGAGATGTTCCAAAAGGAATTTTTCTGAAACAAGAATTATCATTAAGAGTGGGTGCTCGTGGAAATAATGACGGATTAATCACCAGTAAAGATATTGATTTTGAGCAGGAAAATACCTTTATGAATTATTGGAGTACCGGCATCAATATTAATTTGAGTCCTGATGTTTATGAAGATGATGATCTATTTAGAGATTCCCGCGCGATGGTGATTAAAGATGAAGCATGGCAATCATATGAATTGGGGTTTTCTACGGATCGGAGAAAACGAATCATCCTAAATCCAAGTATTGGATATACCCATGGCAAAGTTCGTGGATGGGGACATAGCTATAACATGAGGGTGATGATTCGCCCAACGGATTATATCAATTTTACTATAATGACTCATAATGGTGATCACCCCAGTGCTATGCAGTGGGTGGGAATTGAAGAAGATTCAGTGCGAACTAATATCATTTATGCCACCACAGAACAAACAATGCAGAATATTAACTATCGATTCAATTGGGCTTTCTCACCTACAATGACCTTTGAAGCCTTTTACCAACCATTCAAAATTGATATGGATTATGTGTCCTATAATCGTTTATTAAAAGAAAAAACGAACAATGTTGAACCATACAATTATGTTGGAAATGAAGATTTTAAAATTGATAACCAAGTGGGCACATTCGTGTTTCGTTGGGAATATTCACCGGGGAGTTTGCTCTACGTTGTATATAATTTAAATGACAATAATTACTTTTCTTCTGAGGAAGAGAAGTGGTTTAAAACTAAATCAAATTCATTATTTATTAAACTGAATTATTTTTTTCAAACTTGATATTTAGGAACTGATTTAGCGGTTTATTTAGACAAATCGACTAAATCAATTCCCAATTCTTTGGCGTGTGCCATGATTCTTTCATCACGATAAAATTCACCAAAATATATTTTATTAATGCCAGCGTTGGCAATTAGTTTAAAGCAATCATAACAAGGTGAGGCTGTCACATATATCTCACTATCCTCTAACCGAACACCATGACGTGCCGATTGAACAATAGCATTCGCTTCTGCATGTATCGTCCGAACGCAATGGGTGTTTTCCATTTCATGTCCCGCTTCGTCACAATGAGCTAATCCACGAATGGAGCCATTATATCCTGTAGCTAAAATCGTTTTCCCCCTCGTAATAACTGCACCCACATGCTTCCGATCACAAGTGGATCGGGTGGCGACTTCTCGGGCGATATTCATGAAATACTGTTCCCAACTAACCCGTTCGCTCATTTTACTTAATCTCCAAAATTTTATACATTTTTCATTCGTTTCGGATAAATATTTTTACTGCAGACCTTAGTTCTCCGAAATAAATCCGTTCTACATATTGGGTCAATTGGGCCGTTAAAATTAAAAAGGCCCAAGTAGGGATTGGTACCTCTGAGCATCCCTTTATGAGAACTCTCTTATTTGTATATTGGGACCAATCTATTTCAGCTACTTTTTTACGAAAGACTTTCTCTCGGAGAATACCACCGTCCAAAAAATCATTGAGAAAAATGGTTTCCATTTAATCTTTAATTTGTTCAGTGGACATATACACCGGTTTTTTGTCACCCATAAAATGGTGGTAATCCAAAATACCGTAGCCTTCAGGATTTCGCGTAGGACAAGTGCTGCAGCTATTGGAACCATCTTCCCGATGACGGACAATATCTAACAATTTTTCATCCGTTTCAGCAGCGCCGGCAACAAGCGCTTCATCTGTCTCCACATACCATCGCATGGTGACGAGATATTTATACTTTTTGGCTTCATTTCCATTTTCACTCATTGTTAAACTCCTTTAAGAACTTTTAGTCAATGGGGTAAAAGTAAGCAAAAATCAGGTGAAAATAAGGGCCGTTTTTTCAATACTTTCAGCCAACTCTTCAATATCATTTTTTGTATTATATAAATAAAAACTTGCACGAGCAGTAGCCGTCACCCCCAGGTGATTCATTATGGGCTGTGAACAATGATGACCGGCACGTATGCAAATACCGTCTGTATCGAGAAATTTTGCTAAATCATGGGGATGAATATTTTTTACGTTAAAGGGAATGACTGCGCCTCGATCAGTCGAATTTCCGTAAAGAGTAATATCTTTATTCTGAGAGAGGAGCTGCAACCCATAGGTAAGCAATTCTTTTTCATGTTCATGGATGGTATCAACGCCGACCGATTGTAAGTAATCAATGGCCGCGCCCAACCCAATGACTTGGGCAATGTTGGGTGTTCCCGCTTCAAACTTCCAGGGTACATCGTTCCAAGTGGATTTTTCTATTGTGACCGTATTAATCATTTCGCCACCGCCCATGAATGGGTCCATTTCTTCGAGTAATTTTGTCCGACCAATTAGAACACCAACGCCGGTAGGCCCCACCATTTTATGTCCGGAAAAAGCGTAAAAATCACAATCTAACTTCGTGATATCCACATTCATGTGGGGGACGGCCTGGGCGCCATCAATGACCGTAATGGTGCCGATATTTTTGGCAGCATCTATAATTTGATCAATTGGGTTCACCGTACCAAAAACATTGGATTGATGACACACGCTAACCAATTTTGTATCGCTGGAAAAATAAGAATCCAATGATTCAAGATTGAGTAAGCTATCATCAGTTAGTGGGATATATTTTATGGAAGCACCCGTTTTTTCTGTGGCCA
Above is a window of Candidatus Neomarinimicrobiota bacterium DNA encoding:
- a CDS encoding acetyl-CoA carboxylase carboxyl transferase subunit alpha/beta — encoded protein: MANNNHFYFPFEKGIKNYDSETIENLSEYEKYQLSFHPERPKYLDYLSIFNNPEECLKRDIFGACLIQVHRADFNEIPVMLIGQQSGPTSDYKKFQNIVSDSELVRSWNHGMPTPASYEKAIEAVEIANTENRIIIIFVDTPGADPTEESEAGGIAWKIGGTIKALVNSKMPTISVIINRGCSGGAIALTGTDITLAMENSTYLVISPEACSSILFHDRHHANEAAEISQITSKEGFTHGIVDKLIDEPEGPAHRYPQESIKSLKKVLAKTIQKLNGLSSEAVYEFRINRWAKMGHWVEGAHIERQRKSRLPTSNSNGYIKRHKGCRDNNGNGIFDPVSLNQLSNDDFVCNICNHRYIRLSAWDYIDLILDKGSFVEHPETASVLDKDILNFPGYKEKLDSERVKTGLPSAMITGDGKIEGNDVVFCANDFGFLGGSFCMSTGEKIWRGAEIAIEKKVPMVIQACGGGARMHEGCSSMVSIPKVQLAITRVERAGLKVITIITDPTLGGVAIGYGSRGIRLFESGAGNIGFSGKRVVEQYVGHPVSRDFQKTSWLASYGHANHVVKLGDLRGEINRILSK
- a CDS encoding carbohydrate binding family 9 domain-containing protein; the protein is MIKFIITFLIYTTILAGASSTKRGIVEDFTQLKYKVAMATRTESPPVIDGIIDDDSWQNAMLIDEFIQYEPYNLEAPTVQTELRVLYDDNYLYIAFKNYDPKPEEIMGRLSRRDDWMTGFDFNGDWVGIGIDSRNDDKTGYWFAVNAAEVQIDVVISGDGYDGFDRTWDVIWESKVTRHKEGWSAEIRIPFNVFQYSKDKVQEWGVSFQRGYYGNQEEIQWPGRALGARGIVPHYGILKGIENIPQPKQLDIMPYLLGGQTRNGTTEKTTNYGLDAQYTLSSTSTMNLTFNPDFGQVEADPSVLNLSAFETRLSERRPFFVEGAAFFKSRLNLFHSRRVGQSPSYYYPEKGSIVDQPDATTILGATKILGETASGLKYGVIEAVTNREYGTWEYDENGKTVRDQFMIEPYTNYFIGRVEQPIINDVSTVGFMATDLRRQGGDPTSAFNMDWRMKFKDNKLFFNGQVAHSRAAGDPGMAGRYSLSYRDPVWWEIMTWGGYSDKNFDVNDMGFMRRNNSWDWGLRGKIRRDVPKGIFLKQELSLRVGARGNNDGLITSKDIDFEQENTFMNYWSTGININLSPDVYEDDDLFRDSRAMVIKDEAWQSYELGFSTDRRKRIILNPSIGYTHGKVRGWGHSYNMRVMIRPTDYINFTIMTHNGDHPSAMQWVGIEEDSVRTNIIYATTEQTMQNINYRFNWAFSPTMTFEAFYQPFKIDMDYVSYNRLLKEKTNNVEPYNYVGNEDFKIDNQVGTFVFRWEYSPGSLLYVVYNLNDNNYFSSEEEKWFKTKSNSLFIKLNYFFQT
- a CDS encoding dCMP deaminase family protein, with translation MSERVSWEQYFMNIAREVATRSTCDRKHVGAVITRGKTILATGYNGSIRGLAHCDEAGHEMENTHCVRTIHAEANAIVQSARHGVRLEDSEIYVTASPCYDCFKLIANAGINKIYFGEFYRDERIMAHAKELGIDLVDLSK
- a CDS encoding DUF2480 family protein, with protein sequence METIFLNDFLDGGILREKVFRKKVAEIDWSQYTNKRVLIKGCSEVPIPTWAFLILTAQLTQYVERIYFGELRSAVKIFIRNE
- a CDS encoding cysteine desulfurase; protein product: MNVKSIRKDFPIFNSEKPFVYLDSASTTQKPQIVIDALTSYYNSYAANVHRALYTIGEKATDEYEGVRLKIKQFLNVPDTHSVIFTRSTTESLNLVAYAWGLKNLCKHDSVLVSEMEHHSNLVPWQLATEKTGASIKYIPLTDDSLLNLESLDSYFSSDTKLVSVCHQSNVFGTVNPIDQIIDAAKNIGTITVIDGAQAVPHMNVDITKLDCDFYAFSGHKMVGPTGVGVLIGRTKLLEEMDPFMGGGEMINTVTIEKSTWNDVPWKFEAGTPNIAQVIGLGAAIDYLQSVGVDTIHEHEKELLTYGLQLLSQNKDITLYGNSTDRGAVIPFNVKNIHPHDLAKFLDTDGICIRAGHHCSQPIMNHLGVTATARASFYLYNTKNDIEELAESIEKTALIFT